From a region of the Myxococcus fulvus genome:
- a CDS encoding outer membrane beta-barrel domain-containing protein: protein MNARTLRVFAPLVVWLAASAAAAQDDEAVLDNVVVRNRLYEPGGKLEVSLGVGLPLQTHLTAHYFFNLGVAYNLFNTFAVEARAGYAASRHTGLARSISESFLAREDKRVTDELEDLWEMNLHGVAGIRWAPIYGKLSLVSDLPAHFQAYVWAGGGLGSFQRNSVIQCSQVVNRTAGVCDNRTSLDDRGSASEDYWVRETRVAPMVSAAVGFRFFILDKHGLRLEVRDWVFRDNYRVNLVREDWEAGRVTGESASSPGLTHLVQFDLGYTYSF, encoded by the coding sequence ATGAACGCACGCACGCTCCGCGTCTTCGCACCACTGGTGGTCTGGTTGGCGGCCTCGGCGGCCGCCGCGCAGGATGACGAGGCCGTCCTCGACAACGTCGTCGTCCGCAACCGGCTGTACGAGCCGGGTGGCAAGCTCGAGGTGTCCCTGGGGGTGGGGCTGCCCCTCCAGACGCACCTGACGGCGCACTACTTCTTCAACCTCGGCGTCGCCTACAACCTCTTCAACACCTTCGCGGTGGAGGCGCGCGCGGGCTACGCGGCCAGCCGCCACACGGGCCTGGCGCGCTCCATCTCCGAGAGCTTCCTGGCGCGCGAGGACAAGCGCGTCACGGACGAGCTGGAGGACCTCTGGGAGATGAACCTCCACGGCGTGGCGGGCATCCGCTGGGCGCCCATCTACGGGAAGCTGAGCCTGGTGTCGGACCTCCCCGCGCACTTCCAGGCCTATGTGTGGGCCGGCGGCGGTCTGGGCAGCTTCCAGCGCAACTCCGTCATCCAGTGCTCGCAGGTCGTCAACCGGACGGCGGGCGTCTGCGACAACCGCACCTCGCTGGATGACCGGGGCAGCGCGTCGGAGGACTACTGGGTGCGCGAGACGCGCGTGGCGCCCATGGTGTCCGCGGCGGTGGGCTTCCGCTTCTTCATCCTCGACAAGCACGGGCTGCGGCTGGAGGTGCGCGACTGGGTGTTCCGCGACAACTACCGCGTCAACCTGGTCCGCGAGGACTGGGAGGCGGGCCGCGTGACGGGTGAGTCCGCGTCCAGTCCGGGCCTCACGCACCTGGTGCAGTTCGACCTCGGCTACACCTACTCCTTCTAG
- a CDS encoding tetratricopeptide repeat protein — MNRLLPLLAVLAPLAASAQDPGGYNRALAAFNAGDIDTAAPLFFQASEAGGDAQTQGKAEYFLAQSLAKKGLPVAAFISYAAIVNAGPSHPSYLKAVEGLVDMQQQLDEQNLIPSILNQAYSDEVRDQWVTLPKEVLARINYLVGTVSQRRMRFEEARSLLEAVPKDSRVYAKARYLLGVVLADPRFPGRPGEGEALDKEALAAFNVALASQEPQVELKATQHLALIGLGRLHYRRGEYAEATAAYERVPRYTRYWDQALFENGFARFQNEDFGGALGSLQALHAPQFAGAFQPESWILKSTVYYYACLYDEVKTTLAAFDDLYGPMAKQLEPFTAEDGDLIQAYNLVAAENRRLPRPVYLWLRNNERIREVMRVLARVDQEKRELSSGPWRGTPLATQTVASLEEIRGTLLQVGGTLARSRIREAADNLRTFSDQAEIIRVQTALDEKDLLQAGLDQKTLLTRQSLYRPKMPGAAWNYWKFQGEFWIDEIGYYQYTLKRGCPAKTADAQP; from the coding sequence ATGAACCGACTGCTTCCTCTCCTCGCCGTCCTGGCGCCGCTCGCGGCCAGCGCCCAGGACCCGGGCGGCTACAACCGCGCCCTGGCCGCCTTCAACGCCGGTGACATCGACACCGCGGCGCCGCTCTTCTTCCAGGCCTCCGAGGCCGGCGGCGACGCGCAGACACAGGGCAAGGCGGAGTACTTCCTCGCCCAGTCGCTCGCGAAGAAGGGCCTGCCGGTGGCGGCCTTCATCTCCTACGCGGCCATCGTCAACGCCGGGCCCTCGCACCCCTCGTACCTCAAGGCGGTGGAGGGGCTGGTGGACATGCAGCAGCAGCTCGACGAGCAGAACCTCATCCCCAGCATCCTCAATCAGGCGTACTCGGACGAGGTGAGAGACCAGTGGGTGACGCTGCCCAAGGAGGTGCTCGCGCGCATCAACTACCTGGTGGGCACGGTGAGCCAGCGTCGCATGCGCTTCGAGGAGGCGCGCTCGCTGCTGGAGGCGGTGCCCAAGGACAGCCGCGTGTACGCCAAGGCGCGCTACCTGCTGGGCGTGGTGCTGGCGGACCCGCGCTTCCCTGGCCGGCCCGGTGAGGGCGAGGCGCTCGACAAGGAGGCGCTGGCCGCCTTCAACGTGGCGCTGGCCTCCCAGGAGCCGCAGGTGGAGCTCAAGGCGACGCAGCACCTGGCGCTCATCGGCCTGGGGCGGCTGCACTACCGCCGGGGCGAGTACGCGGAGGCGACGGCGGCGTACGAGCGGGTGCCGCGCTACACGCGCTACTGGGACCAGGCCCTGTTCGAGAACGGCTTCGCGCGCTTCCAGAACGAGGACTTCGGCGGCGCGCTCGGCAGCCTCCAGGCGCTGCACGCCCCGCAGTTCGCCGGGGCCTTCCAGCCCGAGTCGTGGATCCTCAAGTCCACCGTCTATTACTACGCGTGCCTCTACGACGAGGTGAAGACGACGCTGGCGGCCTTCGATGACCTGTACGGCCCCATGGCCAAGCAGCTCGAGCCCTTCACCGCGGAGGACGGCGACCTCATCCAGGCCTACAACCTGGTGGCCGCGGAGAACCGCCGCCTGCCGCGCCCGGTGTACCTGTGGCTGCGCAACAATGAGCGCATCCGCGAGGTGATGCGCGTGCTGGCCCGCGTCGACCAGGAGAAGCGCGAGCTGTCCTCCGGGCCCTGGCGCGGCACGCCCCTGGCGACGCAGACCGTCGCGTCGCTGGAGGAGATTCGCGGCACGCTGCTTCAGGTGGGAGGGACGCTGGCGCGCAGCCGCATCCGTGAGGCGGCCGACAACCTGCGCACGTTCTCCGACCAGGCCGAAATCATCCGCGTGCAGACGGCGCTCGATGAGAAGGACCTGCTGCAGGCGGGCCTGGACCAGAAGACGCTCCTGACGCGCCAGTCGCTCTACCGGCCGAAGATGCCGGGCGCGGCGTGGAACTACTGGAAGTTCCAGGGCGAGTTCTGGATCGACGAGATTGGGTACTACCAATACACCCTGAAGCGGGGCTGCCCGGCGAAGACGGCGGACGCCCAACCGTGA
- a CDS encoding outer membrane beta-barrel domain-containing protein, with product MRPILSLALLVAAVAQAAPRFPTSAAFLAQAEEAPSVPAPGAETAVPPPPAPPEPKLEAPRAPASRPEPTVPTEAAKAPAVQPALAPVQEELPVQEDTEPAVAEPVREHDVDAPVTPDDAPVLASSDEAPRTTDAQQQRLVNGAPLYNPNVSLHIVQKKRFADEGKHELALYPAVVQVNGKYTNHAGTALHYIYHLQENFGLQVTGQYNWHTNESGFNLELIDKVREQAQAASSLLLVWGAQAGVEVTPLYGKFAFLDNKLAQFSLVLSGGAGIGSTRHLIRPAVSNEVDGQRYDVPARFGDTGTKFLGSVGGGFRLQFGESYALRLEVRDLIYTARVDRVDGCNLADFEALEAARSTGQDFAALQLSGSCNYQKFDGVDPKTKKNYREDIILGRDLVAEPSSDVLNNISFYAGFSFLF from the coding sequence ATGCGACCGATTCTGTCCCTCGCGCTCCTCGTCGCCGCGGTGGCCCAGGCGGCCCCGCGCTTCCCGACGTCCGCGGCCTTCCTTGCCCAAGCCGAGGAGGCGCCGTCCGTGCCCGCTCCGGGCGCGGAGACCGCCGTGCCGCCGCCTCCCGCCCCACCCGAGCCGAAGCTGGAGGCGCCCCGCGCGCCGGCCTCGCGTCCGGAGCCCACCGTGCCCACCGAGGCCGCCAAGGCGCCGGCCGTGCAGCCCGCGCTCGCGCCGGTGCAGGAGGAGCTGCCTGTCCAGGAGGACACCGAGCCCGCGGTGGCCGAGCCCGTGCGCGAGCACGACGTGGACGCGCCGGTGACGCCGGATGACGCGCCCGTGCTGGCCTCGTCCGACGAGGCGCCGCGCACCACCGACGCGCAGCAGCAGCGCCTGGTGAACGGCGCGCCGCTCTACAACCCGAACGTGTCGCTGCACATCGTCCAGAAGAAGCGCTTCGCGGACGAGGGCAAGCACGAGCTGGCGCTGTACCCGGCGGTGGTTCAGGTCAACGGCAAGTACACCAACCACGCCGGCACCGCGCTGCACTACATCTACCACCTGCAGGAGAACTTCGGCCTCCAGGTGACGGGCCAGTACAACTGGCACACCAACGAGAGCGGCTTCAACCTGGAGCTCATCGACAAGGTGCGTGAGCAGGCGCAGGCGGCCTCGTCGCTCTTGTTGGTGTGGGGCGCGCAGGCGGGCGTGGAGGTGACGCCGCTGTACGGCAAGTTCGCGTTCCTGGACAACAAGCTGGCGCAGTTCAGCCTGGTGCTCAGCGGCGGCGCGGGCATCGGCTCCACGCGCCACCTCATCCGCCCCGCGGTCTCCAACGAGGTGGATGGTCAGCGCTATGACGTGCCGGCGCGCTTCGGCGACACGGGCACCAAGTTCCTGGGCTCGGTGGGCGGCGGCTTCCGGCTGCAGTTCGGTGAGTCGTACGCGTTGCGCCTGGAGGTCCGCGACCTCATCTACACGGCCCGCGTGGACAGGGTGGACGGCTGCAACCTGGCGGACTTCGAGGCGCTGGAGGCCGCGCGCTCCACGGGGCAGGACTTCGCCGCGCTGCAGCTGAGCGGCAGCTGCAACTACCAGAAGTTCGACGGCGTCGACCCGAAGACGAAGAAGAACTACCGCGAGGACATCATCCTCGGACGCGACCTGGTGGCCGAGCCGTCCTCCGACGTGCTCAACAACATCAGCTTCTACGCAGGCTTCTCGTTCCTCTTCTGA